A region from the Muribaculum gordoncarteri genome encodes:
- a CDS encoding beta-ketoacyl-ACP synthase III: protein MLYPRIAGIASYTPDDILDNEMLSKMVDTSDEWITTRVGIKQRRILKLENEGSSYLGIKAVNKLLESTGTNPEEVDLLICATSNPDYRFPSTGSIIAHNCGLTHAYAYDIQAACAGFLVSLQDAAAYIRSGIYKKVIVVAAEKMSSMTNYSDRTTCPLFGDAAGAMLIEPSEEKVGIIDGVFHIDGTGLPHLLMKAGGSVHPATHETVDNNEHFIYQEGRAVYKHAVTDMLTSSIDVATRNGLTMDDVNWLIPHQANLRIIEAVAERAGIDHSKVLVNIEHYGNTSAASIPLCIDEYKNTLKKGDKIILTAFGAGFTWGALYIIWDL from the coding sequence ATGCTTTACCCAAGAATTGCAGGCATTGCCTCATACACTCCCGATGACATCCTCGACAACGAAATGCTGTCGAAAATGGTTGACACCAGCGATGAGTGGATTACAACACGTGTCGGCATCAAACAACGACGCATCCTGAAATTGGAGAATGAAGGTTCGTCCTACCTTGGCATCAAGGCTGTCAACAAGCTTCTTGAATCAACAGGCACAAATCCCGAGGAAGTGGATCTGTTGATATGTGCGACTTCCAACCCCGATTACCGATTCCCCTCCACGGGCTCGATAATAGCCCACAACTGCGGGCTCACCCACGCCTACGCCTACGACATTCAGGCCGCATGCGCGGGATTCCTTGTTTCTCTTCAAGATGCAGCAGCCTACATCCGCTCGGGAATATACAAGAAAGTCATCGTCGTGGCTGCTGAAAAAATGTCATCGATGACCAACTATAGCGACCGCACCACCTGCCCTCTCTTCGGCGATGCTGCAGGTGCTATGCTCATTGAGCCTTCGGAAGAGAAGGTGGGCATAATCGACGGTGTGTTCCACATCGACGGCACCGGACTCCCCCACCTGCTCATGAAAGCGGGAGGTTCGGTTCATCCGGCAACTCACGAAACCGTAGACAACAACGAGCACTTCATCTATCAGGAAGGCCGTGCAGTCTACAAGCACGCAGTTACCGACATGCTCACCTCGTCAATCGATGTCGCAACCCGCAACGGATTGACTATGGACGATGTAAACTGGCTCATACCTCATCAGGCCAATCTTCGCATAATCGAAGCCGTGGCCGAGCGTGCAGGCATCGACCACTCCAAGGTACTCGTCAACATCGAGCACTACGGCAACACATCGGCCGCCTCGATTCCCTTGTGTATCGATGAGTACAAAAACACCCTCAAGAAGGGCGACAAGATTATACTCACAGCATTCGGAGCAGGATTCACCTGGGGTGCTCTATATATTATATGGGATCTCTGA
- a CDS encoding PadR family transcriptional regulator translates to MNPDNIKSQMRKGLLEYCILLLLHRHKAYSTDIISSLKEASLIVVEGTLYPLLTRLKNEGLLTYEWKESTLGPPRKYYSLTPQGESFLDELEKSWNEINNTVNHLRNY, encoded by the coding sequence ATGAATCCCGATAACATCAAATCACAAATGCGAAAAGGCCTGCTTGAATACTGCATCCTTCTTTTGCTGCACAGGCACAAGGCCTACTCTACCGACATCATAAGCTCCCTGAAGGAAGCGTCGCTGATTGTCGTAGAAGGGACTCTCTACCCTCTCCTCACCCGGCTCAAAAACGAAGGACTGCTGACCTACGAATGGAAAGAGTCGACATTAGGCCCTCCACGAAAGTACTACTCTCTCACTCCCCAAGGCGAGTCATTTCTCGATGAGCTCGAGAAATCCTGGAATGAAATCAACAACACTGTAAACCATCTACGCAACTATTAA
- a CDS encoding GLPGLI family protein, whose translation MKSFHIYAMAFAIIAMPTITAQAQSDEIRVTGTSAVKKNPTSDNPPKEYTALGNSLYECVYQYDIMATAKSGETVPETYSTILQIGNNSAKFTDMATYCIDSLAMKPDADGNEIAELTNKRNKKEFLFTGEVYQNIPEGKTTYTDIVIPNIVEYEEDFAPFEWTLTEDTLTVCGYPCMKATMTYGGRNWEAWYTEEIASSNGPWKFAGLPGLIMKVSDDKGRHTFTAVSFRESAMPMGKLRNINIQKTSRDKFLQSKNYMEEDPMRRISTESISNITVTANKSILINGVPLIQRPNGYTPIELK comes from the coding sequence ATGAAATCATTTCACATCTATGCAATGGCCTTTGCGATAATTGCAATGCCCACAATCACAGCCCAAGCGCAATCCGACGAGATACGCGTAACAGGGACATCGGCCGTCAAGAAGAATCCCACTTCCGACAACCCTCCTAAGGAATACACCGCCCTTGGCAATTCACTCTACGAATGTGTCTATCAGTACGACATCATGGCAACCGCCAAAAGCGGCGAAACAGTCCCCGAAACCTACTCGACCATCCTGCAGATTGGCAACAATTCGGCAAAATTCACCGACATGGCCACCTACTGCATCGATTCTCTTGCGATGAAGCCCGATGCCGACGGCAATGAGATAGCCGAACTCACCAACAAACGCAACAAAAAAGAATTCCTGTTTACCGGAGAGGTCTACCAAAACATTCCCGAAGGCAAAACCACCTATACCGACATCGTTATTCCCAACATCGTGGAGTATGAGGAGGATTTCGCCCCGTTTGAATGGACTTTGACCGAGGACACGCTCACCGTGTGCGGATATCCTTGCATGAAAGCCACAATGACCTACGGAGGCCGCAACTGGGAAGCTTGGTACACCGAAGAGATTGCATCGAGCAACGGCCCGTGGAAATTCGCCGGCCTGCCCGGACTTATAATGAAGGTGAGCGACGACAAAGGCCGGCACACATTCACCGCCGTATCGTTCCGTGAATCGGCTATGCCCATGGGCAAGTTACGCAACATAAATATCCAGAAAACTTCGCGTGACAAGTTCCTTCAATCGAAGAACTACATGGAGGAGGACCCGATGCGTCGCATCTCAACCGAATCGATCAGCAACATAACCGTCACCGCCAACAAATCGATACTCATAAACGGAGTACCGCTTATACAGCGCCCCAACGGCTACACCCCCATCGAACTTAAATAA
- a CDS encoding cytidine deaminase: MKELQITTPIVVMQYDELDPTDRSLVDAARQATFRAYSPYSHFSVGAAILLDNGETVTGSNQENAAYPSSLCAERTAAYYAHSRYPDAKFMTIAIAARETSGNEIKTPISPCGACRQALLEYETLAGHNVKVILAGAGECYILPSVKSLMPLSFTEFE; encoded by the coding sequence ATGAAAGAACTGCAAATAACCACCCCGATAGTAGTCATGCAATATGATGAACTCGACCCGACCGACCGCTCGCTCGTCGATGCCGCACGCCAGGCCACATTCCGCGCCTACTCACCCTACAGCCATTTCTCGGTAGGCGCTGCGATACTCCTCGACAACGGAGAAACAGTCACAGGCTCCAATCAGGAGAATGCTGCCTACCCGTCGTCGCTCTGTGCCGAGCGCACCGCCGCCTATTACGCCCACTCACGCTATCCCGATGCCAAATTCATGACCATCGCAATAGCTGCACGCGAAACATCGGGCAACGAAATCAAGACGCCTATATCGCCGTGCGGAGCCTGTCGGCAGGCATTGCTTGAATACGAAACGCTCGCGGGCCACAACGTGAAAGTGATTCTTGCCGGAGCCGGCGAATGTTACATCCTTCCGTCGGTAAAATCACTCATGCCGTTGTCGTTCACCGAGTTTGAGTAA
- a CDS encoding PspC domain-containing protein — MERTITINMGQRTFVINEDAYYMLKDYLTTLRQVFAGNNSSDEIISDIESSISDIFAEKYGTEPGTVITIDDVREVINRVGRPEDFSSCDNDEGDECHQASSAKCRKLFRDPCNKVLGGVCSGLGVYLNVDPMWIRILFVCLTLFTNIITVVLYVVLCIIIPEAKTPADRMAMEGQAPTLDNIAQTVTRQYDKARDYINSNDVKSKFNNACHGTKSVFNTIFKVLFILIAIASIVLFGYIIVGFSSIFLDPILGLFSMSINSFGVCTFPNLPFICIGAILFIGIPLLALIMLIYNIIFASSKPISKAGRIILLSLWIIGIVLIIASFVLNHFAILPTFSFSFS, encoded by the coding sequence ATGGAACGTACAATCACCATCAATATGGGCCAACGCACATTCGTCATCAACGAAGATGCCTACTATATGCTCAAGGACTACCTCACCACACTCCGACAGGTTTTCGCCGGCAACAACAGTTCCGATGAAATCATAAGCGACATCGAAAGCAGCATAAGCGACATCTTCGCCGAAAAATACGGTACCGAGCCTGGAACAGTGATAACAATCGATGATGTACGCGAGGTCATCAACCGCGTCGGACGCCCCGAGGACTTTTCGTCATGCGACAACGACGAGGGCGACGAATGTCATCAGGCATCATCAGCCAAATGCCGCAAGCTTTTCCGCGATCCTTGCAACAAGGTGTTGGGCGGAGTGTGCAGCGGATTGGGAGTCTACCTGAATGTCGACCCCATGTGGATACGCATTCTCTTTGTATGCCTCACTCTCTTCACCAATATAATCACTGTAGTCCTCTATGTAGTCCTGTGCATCATAATACCCGAAGCCAAAACTCCGGCCGACCGAATGGCAATGGAGGGCCAGGCCCCTACACTCGACAACATAGCCCAGACAGTGACCCGGCAGTATGACAAGGCACGCGACTACATCAATTCTAATGATGTCAAATCGAAATTCAACAATGCATGTCATGGCACAAAATCGGTTTTTAATACAATTTTCAAGGTTTTATTTATCCTAATAGCCATAGCAAGCATTGTTTTATTCGGCTATATCATCGTCGGATTCAGCTCCATTTTTTTGGACCCCATCTTAGGCCTATTCTCTATGAGCATTAATTCCTTTGGAGTATGCACATTCCCCAATCTCCCGTTCATTTGTATCGGCGCAATACTCTTCATCGGCATTCCATTGCTCGCCTTAATCATGCTGATCTACAACATCATCTTCGCCTCATCTAAGCCGATAAGCAAGGCCGGCCGCATCATTCTCCTCTCACTCTGGATAATAGGAATAGTATTAATAATCGCAAGCTTTGTGTTAAATCATTTCGCAATACTACCTACATTCTCCTTTAGTTTTTCATAA
- a CDS encoding HAD family hydrolase translates to MIDEQKAILNYLSRRDLMSFSPVAALIDMDGTLYDSMGHHADAWYRLMTEEGIPTDHDEFYLYEGRTGVSTINLLFQRTFGHDATPEQAAELYHRKTLYFSAMPPVEPMPGAKRMVDLLMSRNITTVLVTGSGQNSLLNRLDADYPGAFPPDRRVTSRDVKHGKPNPEPFLKAMELVNAYPENCIAIDNAPLGVMSGHASGAFTIGVVTGPIPEQQLIDAGADIIYHSMPQLAERLPLLLDTFNTSI, encoded by the coding sequence ATGATTGACGAGCAAAAAGCAATACTTAACTACCTCTCACGACGCGACCTGATGAGCTTCTCCCCTGTGGCGGCGCTTATCGACATGGACGGTACCCTATATGACTCGATGGGACACCATGCCGACGCATGGTATCGCCTCATGACCGAGGAGGGCATTCCCACCGACCATGACGAGTTCTATCTCTATGAGGGCCGCACGGGTGTGTCGACTATCAACCTGCTGTTTCAGCGCACATTCGGTCATGACGCCACTCCCGAGCAGGCCGCCGAGCTATATCACCGCAAAACGCTATATTTCAGCGCGATGCCGCCGGTAGAGCCTATGCCGGGCGCAAAACGCATGGTCGACCTGCTCATGTCGCGCAACATCACTACGGTACTCGTCACCGGTTCGGGCCAGAACTCGCTTCTAAACCGCCTCGATGCCGACTATCCGGGAGCGTTTCCGCCCGACCGCAGGGTCACCTCGCGCGATGTGAAGCACGGCAAACCCAATCCCGAGCCCTTCCTCAAGGCCATGGAACTTGTCAACGCATATCCCGAAAACTGCATAGCCATCGACAACGCTCCGCTCGGGGTAATGTCAGGACACGCATCGGGAGCATTCACCATAGGAGTTGTCACAGGCCCCATCCCCGAGCAACAGCTCATCGATGCGGGAGCCGACATCATCTATCATTCGATGCCGCAACTCGCCGAGCGACTTCCGCTGCTGCTCGACACTTTCAACACATCAATCTGA
- the rpmF gene encoding 50S ribosomal protein L32 has protein sequence MAHPKRKQSKTRTAKRRTHDKAVAPTLAICPNCGSWHVYHCVCPECGYYRGKVAIEKSAAV, from the coding sequence ATGGCACATCCTAAACGAAAACAATCAAAGACTCGTACAGCTAAGCGTAGAACTCATGACAAGGCTGTAGCTCCTACTTTGGCAATCTGCCCCAACTGCGGTTCATGGCACGTATACCACTGCGTATGTCCCGAATGCGGATACTATCGCGGAAAAGTGGCTATCGAAAAGAGTGCTGCCGTATAA
- the aroB gene encoding 3-dehydroquinate synthase — translation MKHQDIIFTNSVAERLSSMIEGMNCSGTFILVDENTDNHVLSKIVGQFPAIDNATVIKVKPGDVNKNLDSLVHIWNELQRAGANRRSLMVNLGGGMVTDMGGFAAATFKRGIHFINVPTTLLSAVDAAVGGKTGINFNGLKNEIGSFREADAVIISTCFLDTLPVEEIRSGYAEMLKHGLIDSAEAYHRLLECDVTSIDSERMLALLEESVSVKRRIVEEDPTEKGIRRALNLGHTAGHAFESLAMRRDNPVPHGYAVAWGCVVELVLSHLAMGFPSSELKRFADYVYNNYGIFPITCDDYPALLELMHHDKKNTSGDINFTLLSEIGRVHIDSICSEDDIKTALDIFRDLMHI, via the coding sequence ATGAAACATCAAGACATAATATTCACCAACTCCGTTGCCGAGCGGCTCTCCTCGATGATCGAAGGCATGAACTGCTCGGGCACATTTATCCTCGTGGATGAAAACACCGATAATCATGTGTTGTCAAAGATTGTCGGACAATTTCCCGCAATCGACAACGCTACAGTCATAAAGGTAAAGCCCGGCGATGTCAACAAGAATCTCGACTCGCTCGTCCATATATGGAACGAATTGCAGCGTGCCGGAGCCAACCGCCGCTCCCTGATGGTCAATCTCGGCGGAGGCATGGTCACCGACATGGGAGGCTTCGCCGCCGCCACATTCAAGCGCGGCATCCACTTCATCAATGTGCCCACCACCCTGCTGTCGGCCGTCGACGCAGCCGTGGGCGGAAAAACCGGAATCAACTTCAACGGGCTTAAAAATGAGATAGGCTCATTCCGCGAAGCCGATGCCGTCATAATCTCCACCTGCTTCCTCGACACACTCCCCGTCGAGGAAATCCGCTCAGGCTATGCCGAAATGCTGAAGCACGGCCTCATCGACAGCGCCGAAGCCTATCACCGCCTGCTTGAATGTGATGTCACGTCAATCGATAGCGAGCGCATGCTTGCACTGCTTGAGGAGTCGGTGAGCGTGAAGCGCCGAATCGTGGAAGAGGACCCCACCGAGAAGGGCATACGCCGCGCCCTCAACCTGGGTCACACCGCAGGTCACGCCTTCGAGAGCCTCGCAATGCGACGCGACAACCCCGTGCCTCACGGCTACGCGGTAGCTTGGGGATGTGTCGTGGAGCTCGTGCTGAGTCACCTTGCCATGGGATTCCCCAGCTCGGAGCTGAAGCGGTTTGCCGACTATGTTTACAACAACTACGGCATATTCCCCATAACCTGCGACGACTACCCCGCATTGCTGGAGCTGATGCATCACGACAAAAAGAACACTTCGGGCGACATCAATTTCACCCTCCTGAGCGAAATAGGCCGTGTGCACATTGACTCGATATGCAGTGAGGACGACATAAAGACAGCACTCGACATATTCCGCGACCTGATGCACATTTAG
- a CDS encoding TonB-dependent receptor, which translates to MNARPLITFLMTIFGIVTALPQVTITGNVEDADKQPLPGTVVRLYSEGRIKAFASANSKGEFSLKVPALAADSLDVTAQCISYDKATLRIANRQQHLSVTLHPAENKLKEVTVAAPMINERGDTLVYRLASFLGKSDVTLEDGLKKLPGINVSGNGQISYLGKSISNFYIEGMNMLGGKYNLATRNMPAKYVKNVEVLSNHHDALVDKGKPSDDVALNVTLDNSVRFKPVGTSEMLVGYGDEWLYRIGVTGMMFTPQFQTIVSAKAGNDRQFAIADAYDHITIPGADNESLASQALGSLSGSRPPLKGYRYISPDDRLVNASFMRKFTDVSSLKANATYAYSATDYSYSQFSRYYAGEEIVTFNEAISPYSRTHRPSLDVTYNHNSASRYVDNRFSARADFLTERISTIEDNRDINQLRKARTVNLSNSFSWRINRGPMQWNLSSSLRYRIAPEADLNVALQNSDDNDTEATQHLSSNRLEFSANASTAYNRRRSTMYLPLSVKYSRSRLKSDLVGTSHLNDITGNFGNLSLSPSYQYVAPARKVELDLHMTLRMMVMHARNHATGSKIDYDRPLFDPSMRLKYNISGNSSLTVNSSLNHSIGDVLDLMTAPVMTSYRTNRAASGLLARSRTFSSGFRFEFKKPMDFWFFNASANYSDAKRNLMSSQIVDSSDIATSAIAADNSSQSLSTSASVTKQIIHIGAKITLSGNYSWSRNKMMQQNRPIPYYGQSYSISADITLAPWRLIEIRYYGNYSKSFSHYLSSHSSFDMMSHDIKLSLYPLDGMELFGQTELLRKQITADEHKSISLFDLGISYKLKQFKFTLRADNILDTRNYYYTVYSALDTYSYSYRLRQRSFTFSVTFTR; encoded by the coding sequence ATGAACGCACGACCGCTGATCACATTTCTCATGACTATTTTCGGCATCGTCACCGCCCTGCCCCAGGTGACGATAACAGGCAATGTTGAAGATGCCGACAAGCAGCCTCTTCCGGGAACGGTCGTGCGCTTATACTCCGAGGGCCGCATAAAGGCCTTCGCTTCAGCCAACTCCAAAGGCGAGTTCTCGCTTAAAGTCCCTGCCCTTGCAGCCGACTCGCTCGATGTGACGGCACAATGCATCTCCTACGACAAGGCGACGTTGCGCATTGCCAACAGGCAGCAGCACCTAAGCGTAACGCTCCACCCCGCCGAAAACAAGTTGAAGGAGGTCACCGTAGCGGCCCCGATGATAAACGAGCGCGGCGACACACTCGTCTACAGGCTGGCATCGTTCCTCGGCAAGAGCGATGTGACGCTTGAGGACGGATTGAAGAAACTCCCCGGAATAAACGTAAGCGGCAACGGCCAAATCAGCTACCTCGGCAAAAGCATCAGCAACTTCTACATCGAGGGCATGAACATGCTCGGAGGCAAATACAATCTCGCCACCCGCAACATGCCGGCCAAGTATGTCAAAAACGTAGAGGTGCTGAGCAACCATCACGATGCACTCGTCGACAAGGGCAAGCCAAGTGACGATGTAGCATTGAATGTCACGCTCGACAACAGCGTGAGGTTCAAGCCGGTCGGCACCTCCGAGATGCTCGTCGGTTACGGCGACGAGTGGCTCTATCGCATCGGAGTCACAGGCATGATGTTCACCCCGCAGTTCCAGACAATCGTTTCGGCCAAGGCAGGCAACGATCGCCAGTTTGCCATAGCCGATGCCTACGACCACATCACAATCCCGGGAGCCGACAATGAAAGCCTGGCCTCACAGGCGCTCGGCTCACTGTCGGGAAGCCGACCGCCCCTGAAAGGCTACCGTTACATCTCGCCCGACGACCGGCTTGTCAATGCGTCATTCATGCGCAAGTTCACCGATGTGTCGTCGCTGAAAGCCAACGCCACTTACGCCTATAGCGCAACCGACTACTCCTACAGTCAGTTCAGCCGATACTACGCCGGCGAGGAGATCGTGACATTCAATGAAGCAATATCGCCCTACAGTCGCACCCATCGCCCGTCGCTCGATGTCACCTACAACCACAACAGCGCGTCACGTTATGTCGACAACCGCTTCTCGGCCCGCGCCGACTTCCTCACCGAACGCATCTCGACAATCGAGGACAACCGTGACATAAACCAGTTGCGCAAAGCACGCACGGTCAACCTCTCCAACTCATTTTCATGGCGCATCAACCGAGGCCCCATGCAGTGGAACCTGTCATCGTCACTGAGATACCGCATCGCACCCGAAGCCGACCTCAATGTCGCCTTACAAAACAGCGACGACAACGACACCGAGGCCACGCAGCACCTCTCAAGCAACCGGCTCGAGTTCTCGGCCAATGCATCGACAGCCTACAACCGACGGCGCTCCACAATGTATCTGCCCCTCTCGGTGAAATACTCACGCTCACGGCTCAAAAGCGACCTCGTCGGAACATCGCATCTCAACGACATTACGGGAAATTTCGGCAACTTATCCCTGTCGCCAAGCTACCAATACGTAGCCCCGGCTCGCAAAGTGGAACTCGACCTCCACATGACGCTCAGAATGATGGTCATGCACGCCCGCAATCACGCCACAGGAAGCAAAATCGACTACGACCGCCCTCTGTTTGACCCCTCGATGCGCCTGAAGTACAACATTTCGGGCAATTCGTCACTGACCGTGAACTCATCGCTTAACCACAGCATCGGTGATGTGCTCGACCTGATGACGGCTCCCGTCATGACATCCTATCGCACCAACAGGGCAGCATCGGGACTGCTCGCACGAAGCCGCACCTTTTCATCGGGATTTCGGTTTGAATTCAAGAAGCCCATGGATTTCTGGTTTTTCAACGCATCGGCCAACTACTCCGACGCCAAGCGCAATCTCATGAGCTCTCAGATTGTCGACTCAAGCGATATTGCCACAAGCGCAATAGCCGCCGACAACTCCTCACAGTCGCTGTCGACATCGGCATCCGTCACCAAGCAGATAATCCACATTGGAGCAAAAATCACATTGTCGGGCAACTACTCGTGGTCGCGCAACAAAATGATGCAGCAAAACCGACCCATACCCTACTACGGTCAATCCTACAGCATCAGTGCCGACATAACGCTGGCTCCCTGGCGGCTTATCGAGATTCGCTATTACGGGAATTACAGCAAGTCATTCAGCCATTACCTTTCAAGTCACAGCTCATTTGACATGATGTCACACGACATAAAGCTATCGCTCTATCCGCTTGACGGAATGGAGCTCTTCGGACAGACCGAACTGCTGAGAAAGCAGATAACCGCCGACGAACACAAGAGCATATCGCTCTTCGACCTCGGCATAAGCTACAAGCTGAAGCAATTCAAGTTCACGTTACGCGCCGACAACATCCTCGACACCCGCAACTACTATTACACCGTTTACAGCGCACTCGACACCTACAGCTACTCCTACAGGCTGCGTCAACGCTCGTTCACGTTTAGCGTCACATTCACCCGCTGA
- a CDS encoding YceD family protein, which produces MGKFSAYKLPLKSLPVGSQEFDYHLDKQFFVDMESSDIHGADLDVHVTVVNKGDIYDMTIDIAGEITLVCDRCLDDLEWPVDTSYHIFVKYGPDFNDDSDELLEIPEGDAYLNIAYMIYDTVALTIPIKHVHPLGKCNRAMSTLLKKHRAQGSAGEEDEDEEMMDEIMEEVDDTIDDASSDDNTDPRWDELKKLNDNN; this is translated from the coding sequence GTGGGAAAATTTTCAGCTTATAAGCTCCCGTTAAAGTCATTGCCTGTTGGCAGCCAAGAATTTGACTACCATCTTGACAAGCAATTCTTCGTGGATATGGAGAGTTCCGACATCCACGGAGCCGATCTTGATGTACATGTAACAGTAGTCAACAAAGGCGACATCTATGACATGACCATAGACATTGCCGGCGAAATAACCTTGGTATGCGACCGCTGCCTTGACGACCTTGAGTGGCCCGTTGATACGAGCTACCACATCTTCGTCAAGTATGGGCCCGACTTCAACGACGACTCCGACGAGTTGCTCGAAATCCCCGAAGGCGACGCCTATCTCAACATCGCCTACATGATTTATGACACCGTTGCTCTCACAATCCCCATCAAGCACGTGCACCCGCTCGGAAAGTGCAACCGCGCAATGAGCACACTGCTCAAGAAGCATCGCGCACAAGGCAGTGCAGGCGAAGAGGACGAGGATGAAGAGATGATGGACGAAATCATGGAGGAGGTCGATGACACTATCGACGACGCATCATCCGACGACAACACCGATCCTCGTTGGGACGAACTTAAGAAACTTAACGACAACAATTAA